The following are encoded in a window of Roseimaritima ulvae genomic DNA:
- a CDS encoding nucleoside deaminase — protein MSSSQLENWMRVALRACEQGLAEGQSPFGAAIIDPDGQVVCAEYNRVDANNDPSAHAEVLAIRAACEALATTTLEDHWLVATGEPCVMCASVALTTAIRNVAFGADCRFIDSVGFKTWGITCDDVFSLAEVDLQLEGYILRQRCEALLREARPSRSI, from the coding sequence ATGAGCAGCTCACAACTAGAAAATTGGATGCGGGTTGCCCTGCGTGCTTGCGAGCAGGGACTTGCCGAGGGCCAAAGCCCCTTTGGCGCAGCCATCATCGACCCCGACGGGCAAGTCGTTTGTGCCGAATACAATCGAGTCGACGCAAATAACGACCCCTCCGCTCATGCCGAAGTGTTGGCGATTCGCGCTGCCTGTGAAGCCCTAGCGACCACAACTCTGGAGGATCACTGGTTGGTGGCAACCGGTGAACCGTGTGTGATGTGCGCTTCGGTCGCTCTGACGACGGCAATCCGCAATGTGGCATTTGGTGCGGATTGCCGTTTTATTGATTCCGTCGGTTTTAAGACATGGGGCATCACCTGTGACGACGTGTTCTCCCTGGCGGAGGTCGATTTGCAACTAGAGGGATACATTTTACGTCAGCGCTGCGAAGCCCTCCTGCGTGAAGCGCGTCCAAGTCGGTCGATTTGA
- the pdeM gene encoding ligase-associated DNA damage response endonuclease PdeM yields the protein MHIDVNLQGAELQLFPQRAVFWPQHETLFVADTHLGKSTTFRRHGIPVPAGSTQATLDAISGLLETTSARQLVILGDMFHARSSLSTDVRDAVTAFFNRHAEVGRQLVRGNHDAHVGPLPAEWSIDVVSPGLLMENVALGHHPTPPPPGADLLLCGHLHPAVSLGRGQDRLGKLPCFWLSQNCLVLPAIGQFTGTHVVQLKRGERAWLIADDQLIEQQP from the coding sequence ATGCACATCGATGTGAATCTGCAGGGCGCGGAATTGCAACTGTTTCCGCAGCGAGCGGTGTTCTGGCCGCAGCATGAAACGTTGTTTGTGGCGGATACCCATTTGGGGAAATCCACGACCTTTCGTCGACATGGCATTCCGGTCCCCGCAGGTAGTACGCAAGCGACTCTAGACGCGATCTCGGGGCTGCTCGAGACAACGTCTGCGCGGCAGCTGGTGATCCTGGGTGATATGTTTCACGCGCGGTCTTCGTTGTCGACGGACGTGCGTGACGCGGTGACCGCATTCTTTAACCGTCATGCCGAGGTGGGGCGGCAGTTGGTAAGGGGCAATCACGACGCGCATGTGGGGCCATTGCCAGCAGAATGGTCGATCGACGTCGTGTCGCCGGGGCTGCTGATGGAAAACGTTGCCCTGGGTCACCATCCCACACCGCCGCCGCCCGGGGCGGATCTATTGCTTTGCGGGCATCTCCATCCTGCCGTATCGCTGGGCCGAGGACAGGACCGATTGGGAAAACTGCCGTGCTTTTGGCTATCGCAAAACTGCCTGGTGTTACCGGCCATCGGACAGTTTACCGGGACGCATGTGGTGCAACTGAAACGCGGCGAGCGAGCTTGGCTGATCGCCGACGATCAGCTGATCGAACAACAGCCGTAG
- a CDS encoding ligase-associated DNA damage response DEXH box helicase, giving the protein MLQTTTPRSTPTALIDDYFHRIGWTPFRFQRSVWSAYRQGCSGLVHSATGTGKTLAVWMGPLQTWLKANPDQSRWNPKRPPPLRVLWVTPLRALAGDTEASLRAPLEALGMPWRLESRTGDSKASAKARQLKRLPTALVTTPESLSLMLTHEKLLPQLAALEGVIVDEWHELLGTKRGIQTELALARLRMLNPNLRTWGVSATLGNLPEAEESLMGVDPSVEVRRIEGYRKKRLKLESAIPKKMERFPWSGHIGIKMVPQVAELLDQVKSALVFANTRSQTERWYQHLLKQRPDWAGKIALHHGSLDTKVRRWVEDGLRDGKLRAVVCTSSLDLGVDFTAVDLVLQIGSPKGAARLLQRAGRSGHQPDAVSRLVFVPTNAIELIELAAAQQAIRSGHLEARPLLNKPLDVLAQHAVTIAVGGGFTRNKLLQEVRSTRAYQSLTAQEWEWVLKFIVQGGDALHAYPEFHRVEVVDGLYRVSLRRTISMHRMNIGTIVSDASMQVKYLKGKTLGTAEEHFLSKLNPGDRFLFAGKLVSLSRIKDNVAYVRKATGQPDSVPRWMGGRLPLSSELSAAMREKLGEAAAGKLVGREMKALRGLFAIQRRWSVLPGPQQLLIERIKTRGIHHLFVFPFEGRLVHEGLSALWAYRISRTIKTTFTMACNDYGFVLHSPHKIELDLPLARRLLNTEQLIPDILSSMNATEMAKRQFRQIARVAGLIHPGYPGQRKSTSHVQASSNLFFDVFCQYDPDNLLLEQARREVLELQLESTRLSTALDRLENCELMITDPPKPTPLAFPLLVDKLRDRVSSETLADRVRRMQDQLEKAADG; this is encoded by the coding sequence ATGCTGCAAACCACCACGCCACGATCGACGCCCACCGCGCTTATCGATGATTATTTCCATCGAATCGGCTGGACTCCGTTCCGTTTTCAACGATCAGTTTGGAGCGCGTACCGACAGGGCTGCAGCGGGTTGGTGCATTCGGCAACCGGTACGGGGAAAACGCTGGCGGTCTGGATGGGGCCGCTGCAGACCTGGCTGAAAGCGAATCCGGACCAAAGCCGTTGGAATCCCAAACGTCCGCCTCCGCTGAGGGTTCTGTGGGTTACACCGCTTCGTGCCCTCGCCGGCGACACGGAAGCCTCGTTGCGGGCACCGCTAGAAGCATTGGGAATGCCGTGGCGACTGGAATCCCGCACGGGCGATAGTAAGGCCAGTGCCAAGGCGCGGCAGTTGAAACGCCTGCCGACCGCGCTGGTGACCACGCCGGAAAGTTTATCGCTGATGTTGACGCATGAAAAACTCCTGCCGCAATTGGCCGCCCTGGAAGGCGTGATCGTCGACGAATGGCACGAACTTCTGGGGACTAAACGCGGGATCCAAACCGAACTGGCGCTGGCAAGGCTGCGCATGTTGAACCCAAACTTGCGGACCTGGGGCGTGTCCGCGACGCTGGGGAATTTGCCAGAAGCCGAAGAGTCATTGATGGGAGTCGATCCGAGCGTGGAAGTGCGGAGGATCGAAGGATACCGCAAGAAGCGGTTGAAGCTGGAATCAGCGATCCCCAAAAAAATGGAGCGTTTTCCTTGGTCAGGCCACATCGGAATCAAAATGGTGCCCCAGGTGGCCGAATTGTTGGATCAGGTCAAGAGTGCACTGGTGTTCGCAAACACTCGCTCTCAGACCGAACGCTGGTACCAACATCTGCTGAAACAGCGACCTGACTGGGCGGGAAAAATTGCGTTGCATCACGGTTCGTTGGACACCAAAGTACGTCGCTGGGTTGAGGACGGACTTCGTGACGGCAAGCTGCGAGCGGTCGTGTGCACCAGCAGCCTGGATCTGGGCGTCGACTTTACCGCCGTTGATTTGGTCCTGCAGATCGGTAGTCCCAAAGGCGCTGCCCGGTTGCTGCAGCGGGCCGGCCGCAGCGGACACCAACCCGACGCGGTCAGCCGTTTGGTGTTTGTGCCGACCAACGCTATCGAATTGATCGAGTTGGCAGCGGCCCAACAGGCCATCCGCAGCGGACATCTGGAAGCTCGCCCGTTGCTGAACAAACCGCTCGATGTGCTGGCTCAACATGCTGTCACCATCGCCGTGGGGGGCGGGTTTACTCGAAACAAACTACTGCAAGAAGTGCGATCCACACGCGCGTACCAGTCCCTCACCGCACAGGAATGGGAATGGGTATTGAAATTCATCGTGCAGGGCGGCGATGCCCTACATGCCTACCCCGAATTCCATCGCGTCGAAGTGGTCGACGGTCTGTATCGCGTCTCCCTGCGGCGAACCATCAGCATGCATCGGATGAATATCGGCACGATCGTCTCCGATGCGTCGATGCAGGTAAAGTACTTGAAAGGCAAGACGTTGGGCACGGCCGAAGAGCACTTTTTATCCAAGCTTAATCCCGGAGATCGCTTTCTGTTTGCCGGCAAGCTGGTGTCACTATCGCGAATTAAAGACAACGTCGCGTATGTTCGCAAAGCGACCGGTCAGCCCGACAGTGTGCCGCGATGGATGGGCGGCCGCCTGCCGCTGTCGAGCGAATTGAGCGCCGCGATGCGAGAGAAACTGGGCGAAGCCGCCGCGGGAAAGCTTGTCGGTCGTGAGATGAAAGCTCTGCGCGGTCTATTTGCCATCCAGCGCCGCTGGAGCGTACTGCCGGGTCCGCAGCAACTGTTGATCGAACGCATCAAAACGCGCGGAATCCATCATTTGTTCGTGTTTCCCTTCGAGGGTCGTTTGGTGCACGAAGGGTTGTCCGCGCTATGGGCCTATCGGATTTCACGCACGATCAAAACCACTTTTACGATGGCCTGCAATGATTACGGGTTCGTCCTGCACAGCCCCCACAAAATTGAATTGGATCTGCCGTTGGCGCGTCGGCTGCTGAATACCGAACAACTGATTCCCGACATTCTTAGCAGCATGAATGCGACTGAAATGGCGAAACGTCAATTTCGTCAGATCGCGCGGGTGGCTGGATTGATACACCCGGGATACCCGGGACAGCGCAAGAGTACCAGCCACGTGCAGGCCAGCAGTAACCTGTTCTTCGATGTCTTCTGCCAATACGATCCTGACAATCTGCTGTTGGAACAGGCTCGCCGTGAAGTCTTGGAGTTGCAGCTCGAGTCAACTCGCTTGAGCACCGCTCTGGATCGTCTGGAAAACTGCGAGTTAATGATCACCGATCCTCCCAAACCAACACCGCTGGCGTTTCCGCTTTTGGTCGACAAACTCCGCGACCGGGTCAGTAGCGAAACACTGGCTGATCGCGTCCGGCGTATGCAGGACCAGTTGGAAAAGGCCGCGGACGGCTGA
- a CDS encoding ATP-dependent DNA ligase has protein sequence MIRFAALYDSLDATTKTNEKIAAMADYFATASPADAAWATYFLSGNKLRRLVPTKLLRVWAAEEAGIESWLFDESYHAVGDLAETLSLIVPPGRMVDDLSLTHWVEQRLMTLKGLDEEALRTQVLTIWRQTPVEVRFVIMKLITGAFRVGVSKRLVTRAIAEQSNVTADVVSHRLMGDWTPSAEFFQHLVDPDTQDTQASQPYPFCLAHAIDIQLGPETLGSAAEYVAEWKWDGIRGQVIRRQGQSFIWSRGEELMENRWPEIESAAACLPDGTVLDGEILASLPDGQVLPFAMLQRRIGRKTVGKKLLSEVPVVFHAFDLLEHQGQDLRTTPLTQRRRQLEQLLSAVDHPHLKITDLLKANDWADWASIRGHSRQNNAEGLMLKRKDSVYDVGRVRGTWWKWKVAPYTIDAVLIYARKGHGRRASLFTDYTFALWDGEALVPFAKAYSGLTDKEIRQVDQFVRSHTQDTFGPVRSVQPQLVMELAFEGLQRSKRHKSGIATRFPRILRWRHDKQPQDANHLDDLLQLLPNET, from the coding sequence ATGATTCGCTTCGCAGCACTATACGATTCGCTGGACGCCACGACCAAAACCAACGAAAAAATCGCCGCCATGGCGGACTACTTTGCCACGGCTTCTCCCGCCGACGCCGCTTGGGCAACGTATTTTCTGTCGGGCAATAAACTGCGGCGGCTGGTGCCCACCAAACTATTGCGGGTCTGGGCTGCCGAAGAGGCCGGAATTGAATCGTGGCTGTTTGATGAGTCCTACCATGCGGTGGGAGACCTAGCCGAGACGCTGTCGCTGATCGTGCCGCCAGGACGGATGGTCGATGACCTCTCGTTGACGCACTGGGTGGAACAGCGATTGATGACATTAAAAGGTCTGGACGAAGAGGCTCTGCGTACGCAAGTCCTCACGATCTGGCGACAGACCCCGGTCGAAGTCCGATTCGTGATTATGAAACTGATCACCGGCGCGTTTCGGGTGGGAGTGAGCAAACGGCTGGTAACGCGAGCGATCGCAGAACAGTCAAACGTCACGGCGGACGTGGTATCGCATCGTCTGATGGGTGACTGGACGCCCAGTGCGGAGTTCTTTCAACATTTGGTCGATCCCGATACGCAGGACACGCAGGCTTCTCAGCCCTATCCGTTCTGCCTCGCTCATGCCATCGACATCCAGCTAGGCCCCGAAACTTTGGGTAGCGCAGCGGAGTATGTTGCGGAGTGGAAATGGGATGGTATTCGTGGGCAGGTGATACGACGTCAAGGGCAGTCTTTCATCTGGTCGCGCGGCGAAGAGCTGATGGAAAATCGCTGGCCGGAGATCGAATCCGCGGCTGCTTGCCTTCCCGACGGCACCGTCTTGGACGGAGAAATATTGGCCAGCCTGCCCGACGGTCAAGTGTTGCCCTTCGCGATGCTGCAACGCCGCATCGGTCGCAAAACCGTTGGCAAAAAATTGCTCAGTGAAGTTCCCGTGGTGTTTCACGCCTTCGATCTGCTGGAGCATCAGGGCCAGGACCTGCGTACCACTCCGCTGACACAGCGTCGCCGCCAGTTGGAACAACTGTTGTCGGCAGTCGATCATCCCCACCTAAAGATCACCGACCTACTAAAGGCGAACGACTGGGCGGACTGGGCCTCGATCCGTGGACACAGTCGTCAAAACAACGCCGAAGGTCTGATGTTGAAACGCAAAGATTCCGTGTATGACGTCGGCCGTGTTCGCGGGACATGGTGGAAATGGAAAGTCGCGCCCTACACGATCGATGCGGTTTTGATCTACGCCCGTAAAGGACACGGTCGCCGCGCGAGTTTGTTTACCGACTATACCTTTGCGCTCTGGGACGGCGAAGCGTTGGTTCCCTTTGCCAAGGCCTATAGTGGCTTGACCGATAAGGAGATTCGTCAAGTCGATCAATTCGTGCGAAGCCACACTCAAGATACCTTTGGTCCGGTGCGTAGTGTGCAACCGCAATTGGTGATGGAACTGGCTTTTGAAGGATTGCAGCGGTCCAAGCGACACAAGAGCGGGATCGCCACACGGTTCCCCCGCATTCTCCGCTGGCGTCACGACAAACAGCCCCAAGACGCCAATCATTTGGATGATCTGCTGCAACTTTTGCCCAACGAGACTTGA
- a CDS encoding ligase-associated DNA damage response exonuclease, whose amino-acid sequence MNDLLQMTERGLYCKTGDFYIDPQRPVDRAVVTHAHSDHARWGCKHYLAAVDCEHLLRMRMSKDAEFQFLPYGQSIRVGGVEISFHPAGHMLGSAQVRLEHRGKIAVAMGDYKLGVDPTCHSWEPVRCHLLVTESTFGLPVYRWKPEPFTTDQINQWWRASRDEGRCCLLYGYAVGKSQRLLAGLDPSIGPIYTHGAVEKGTQAYRETGVQMPATTYVGSITEKHDWRGAMVVAVPSAHGSPWIRRFGPIRTAMASGWMAVRGARRRRSVDRGFVVSDHVDWPSLIEAVEACDPETLWVTHGYSAVVARYFQERGRDAHVIDSRHRSETDEDGTTDQTVTGAAP is encoded by the coding sequence ATGAATGACCTATTACAAATGACCGAACGTGGCCTGTACTGCAAAACGGGCGACTTCTACATCGATCCGCAACGTCCCGTCGATCGCGCCGTGGTGACGCACGCCCATAGTGACCATGCCCGCTGGGGCTGTAAACACTATTTGGCAGCCGTCGACTGTGAGCATTTGCTGCGGATGCGAATGAGCAAGGACGCCGAATTTCAATTCCTTCCCTACGGGCAGTCGATCCGTGTGGGCGGCGTTGAGATATCCTTTCACCCCGCCGGACATATGTTGGGCTCCGCTCAGGTGCGACTGGAACATCGCGGCAAAATCGCCGTCGCGATGGGCGATTACAAACTGGGCGTTGATCCGACCTGCCATAGCTGGGAACCGGTGCGCTGCCATTTGTTGGTGACCGAGTCGACGTTTGGGTTGCCGGTGTATCGCTGGAAGCCCGAGCCATTCACAACCGATCAGATCAACCAGTGGTGGCGTGCCAGTCGCGACGAAGGTCGATGCTGCTTGCTGTACGGATACGCTGTGGGCAAAAGTCAGCGGTTGCTGGCCGGGCTGGATCCAAGTATCGGCCCGATCTATACGCACGGTGCGGTCGAAAAGGGCACGCAGGCCTACCGCGAAACCGGGGTTCAGATGCCGGCGACGACTTATGTAGGATCGATCACCGAAAAACACGATTGGCGTGGAGCCATGGTCGTGGCGGTGCCCAGCGCACATGGTTCGCCTTGGATTCGTCGGTTTGGGCCCATTCGGACGGCGATGGCCAGTGGCTGGATGGCGGTACGAGGTGCTCGCCGTCGGCGTTCGGTGGATCGAGGGTTTGTGGTCAGCGATCATGTGGATTGGCCTTCGTTGATCGAAGCCGTTGAGGCCTGCGATCCCGAAACCCTGTGGGTCACCCATGGCTATTCAGCCGTTGTCGCCCGCTACTTTCAAGAGCGCGGACGCGACGCACACGTCATCGACTCGCGCCATCGCAGCGAAACCGATGAAGACGGCACGACGGATCAAACGGTAACCGGAGCCGCACCATGA
- a CDS encoding UdgX family uracil-DNA binding protein (This protein belongs to the uracil DNA glycosylase superfamily, members of which act in excision repair of DNA. However, it belongs more specifically to UdgX branch, whose founding member was found to bind uracil in DNA (where it does not belong), without cleaving it, appears to promote DNA repair by a pathway involving RecA, rather than base excision.) — translation MQFVHVETYEQWRRQARELLVAGVPPRDVHFSTVDEQPSLFDTATTLPASDEIPKAKEALKLNVPKAFLALAETVACHRDPRRWEILYRAVWRLTHGEPQLLQISIDDDTHALQQMHKAVTRDVHKMKAFVRFRKVHDASTQADSYVAWHRPDHRIVRLAAPFFARRFRGMCWTILTPHESVCWDQHQLRYGDGVPADEAPQGDALEELWKTYYASIFNPARVKVAMMKREMPVRHWPTMPETELIADLLAEAPTRVSGMIDRREGFEQTAAHFMPEERTLESLQTAAEGCRACDLHRCASRTVFGEGPSTARLVIVGEQPGDQEDLSGKPFVGPAGQLLDQALSQAGLNRQQVYVTNVVKHFKFTTRGKRRLHAKPNSREIFACRPWLEAELAAVQPQAIVCLGVTPAQALLGRDFRLTQNRGRILHTEWSRRTVATWHPAAILRMPDPARSAQMQSQLVDDLVLAASPTDVRHE, via the coding sequence ATGCAGTTTGTTCACGTCGAAACCTATGAGCAATGGCGTCGGCAAGCCAGAGAACTGTTGGTCGCCGGGGTGCCGCCCCGCGATGTCCATTTTTCCACAGTCGATGAGCAGCCTTCCCTGTTCGACACGGCAACGACTCTACCAGCGTCTGACGAGATCCCCAAAGCGAAGGAGGCACTAAAACTGAACGTGCCCAAAGCGTTCCTAGCGCTCGCGGAAACGGTCGCCTGTCATCGTGATCCGCGTCGCTGGGAAATTTTGTATCGGGCGGTTTGGCGCCTCACCCACGGCGAGCCCCAGTTACTGCAGATCAGTATCGACGACGACACGCATGCACTGCAGCAGATGCACAAAGCGGTTACGCGAGACGTTCACAAAATGAAAGCCTTTGTGCGGTTTCGCAAAGTACATGACGCTTCGACGCAGGCCGATTCCTACGTGGCCTGGCACCGCCCCGATCATCGCATCGTCCGGCTGGCCGCTCCCTTCTTCGCCCGCCGTTTTCGCGGCATGTGTTGGACCATTTTGACGCCTCATGAATCAGTCTGTTGGGACCAACATCAACTGCGGTACGGCGACGGGGTGCCAGCCGACGAAGCACCCCAAGGCGACGCACTGGAGGAGCTGTGGAAAACTTACTACGCATCCATCTTTAATCCAGCCCGGGTCAAGGTCGCCATGATGAAACGAGAAATGCCGGTGAGGCATTGGCCCACGATGCCGGAAACGGAGTTGATCGCCGACTTATTGGCGGAAGCCCCGACGCGAGTTTCCGGGATGATCGATCGTCGTGAAGGATTTGAACAGACTGCGGCGCACTTTATGCCCGAGGAACGGACGCTGGAATCGTTGCAGACGGCGGCAGAGGGCTGTCGCGCCTGCGACCTGCATCGCTGTGCCTCTCGGACCGTGTTTGGCGAAGGCCCCTCCACAGCCCGACTTGTCATCGTCGGTGAACAGCCTGGTGACCAGGAAGATCTGAGCGGAAAACCCTTTGTGGGACCGGCCGGACAGTTACTAGACCAGGCTTTGTCACAGGCCGGTTTAAATCGCCAGCAAGTGTACGTCACAAACGTGGTCAAACATTTCAAGTTCACAACTCGCGGCAAGCGTCGCCTACATGCCAAACCCAACTCACGCGAAATTTTTGCCTGCCGCCCTTGGTTGGAAGCGGAACTGGCTGCCGTCCAGCCGCAAGCCATCGTTTGCCTCGGAGTCACGCCCGCACAGGCGTTGCTGGGACGCGATTTTCGGCTCACCCAAAACCGCGGGCGGATTCTGCATACGGAGTGGAGTCGGCGTACGGTAGCGACCTGGCACCCCGCGGCGATTTTGCGGATGCCCGATCCGGCGCGATCGGCACAAATGCAAAGCCAGCTCGTCGACGATCTGGTCCTGGCGGCCTCCCCAACGGACGTACGCCATGAATGA